The Denticeps clupeoides chromosome 5, fDenClu1.1, whole genome shotgun sequence genome includes a region encoding these proteins:
- the LOC114790573 gene encoding free fatty acid receptor 2-like: MSSAVISPEALLAIYILTFVIGLPTNCLAFHSFSKKVLINPTPMKILMLNLTSSDLLFLLFLPLKMYEASCGIRWYLPKILCSITSFVFFTTIYTSSLLLMAVSVDRYLGVAFPIPYRQMRKPHYAIAGGAFIWFLTASHCGSIVFVTEHVLANTSININVCYENFTAEQRQFLLPMRLEFFVVLCFVPLLICVFCYINCIRILYSQPRISWQKKRKAIGMAVGTLTIFLVCFLPYNSAHVVGFITKESPRWRYYALLLSTFNTCLDPIIFYFLSTTYRNTTKHSLFRILRLHPKDILARHS, from the coding sequence ATGTCCTCAGCGGTCATCAGTCCTGAGGCACTCCTTGCCATCTACATCCTAACCTTTGTCATCGGCCTACCTACtaactgcttggcatttcataGCTTCAGCAAGAAGGTCTTGATCAATCCCACGCCCATGAAAATTCTGATGCTCAACCTGACCTCGTCGGACCTTCTCTTCTTGCTCTTCCTACCTCTGAAGATGTATGAGGCAAGCTGTGGCATTCGCTGGTACCTCCCAAAAATTCTCTGCTCCATCACTTCCTTCGTCTTCTTCACTACCATCTACACCAGCTCACTCCTGCTAATGGCTGTTAGCGTGGACCGCTACCTGGGCGTGGCCTTTCCAATTCCCTACAGGCAGATGCGCAAGCCTCACTACGCCATCGCTGGTGGTGCCTTCATCTGGTTCCTGACTGCTTCTCATTGCGGCAGTATTGTCTTTGTGACTGAGCATGTCCTGGCCAACACGAGCATCAATATTAACGTCTGTTATGAGAATTTCACAGCAGAGCAGCGCCAATTCCTGCTTCCCATGCGACTGGAGTTCTTTGTGGTACTGTGCTTTGTGCCGCTCCTCATCTGCGTCTTCTGCTACATCAACTGCATCCGCATCTTGTACTCCCAACCTCGAATCAGCTGGCAAAAGAAACGTAAGGCCATTGGCATGGCAGTGGGAACCCTCACCATCTTCCTAGTCTGTTTTTTGCCCTACAACTCAGCCCATGTTGTGGGTTTCATCACCAAGGAGAGCCCCAGATGGAGGTACTACGCCTTGCTGCTCAGTACCTTCAACACTTGCCTTGACCCAATCATCTTCTACTTCTTATCCACCACCTACCGCAACACCACCAAACATTCCCTTTTCAGGATTCTGAGGCTTCACCCTAAGGACATCCTGGCAAGACATAGCTAG